From the genome of Longimicrobium sp.:
CACGTGGACGGCGCGTACCGCCTGGCGCTGGCCGCCGAGCTGGTGCTGGCCGAGCTGCTGCGCGTGGGCGACGAGGTGGACGACGAGCGGCTGGCGGCGCTGGAGGCGAAGGACCGCGCGTGGAAGGCGCGCGACGCGGCGCTGTCGCTGCTCTCCTACCGCGCGCGATCGGCGGCGGAGCTCACGCGGCGGCTGCGGCGCAAGGGCTTCGACGACGAAGTGGCGGAGGAGACGGTCGGGAGATTGGGGGAGATGGGGATGGTCGACGACGCCGCCTTCGCGGAGAGCTTCGTGCGCGACCGCGTCCGCCTGCGGCCGCAGGGGAAGCGGCGCCTGGCTGGCGAGCTGCGCGCCAAGGGCGTCGACGCGGAGACGGCGCGCGCCGCCATCGCCGAGGTGATGGAGCGCGAGGAGGCCACGGAGCTGGACCTGGCCCGCGCCGCCGCCGCGCGCTGGAAGCCGCGCCCCGGCGAGGACGCCGCGAAGGCCCGCCGCCGCCTCCACGCCTTCCTCGCGCGCCGCGGCTTCGGCGGCGACGCGGTGCGCACCGTCCTCCGCGAGCGGCTCGGCGGAGATGGAGGCTGACGCAGCGCCCGCCGCCGTCGCGGAGGTGATGCGCGGCTTCCCGGCGCCGTGGGCCGTCGCCGGCGGGTGGGCGATGGATCTGTTCCTCGGCCACCAGATCCGTGAGCACGCGGACGTGGACGTCGCCGTCTTCCGCGCCGACCAGGCGGCGATCCGCGACCACCTGCGCGGCTGGGAGCTGCGCAAGGTCGTCGGGGGAGGGATGCTGCCGTGGCGCGACGGCGAGTGGCTCGCGCTGCCGATCCACGAGGTCCACGCCACGCGCGACGGCGATCCCCGCGCGCTCGAGCTGCTTCTAAACGAGCGGGATGGCGATCGATGGCTCTTCCGCCGCGATCCCCGCATCTCCCTCCCTCTCTCCCGCGCGATCCTCCGCGCCGCGGACGGAATCCCTTTCTTCGCCCCCGAGATCGTCCTGCTGTACAAGTCGAAGCAGCCGCGCGAGCACGACGAGCGCGACTTCGCCGCCGTGCTCGCAGCGATGGATGCGGAGCAGCGCGCATGGCTGCGGGACGCCTTGGAGATCACGCAGCCCGGGCATCCGTGGCTTGCTTTGACGGATGAGTTCGGTGGGTTGAAACCCACCGCTGGAACATCAGGAAGTCCGCCTTCGCGGACTCCCGCGGAAGCATCAGCGCGACGAGCCCAGCCGTAGTGTGGTGAGAGCCGTCGCGTGAGCTCCGCGCCGGGGCCAGCCGTGCTACCTCTCCCGGTACGGGAGAGGTGGCGAGCCTAGGCGAGCCGGAGAGGGCGCGATGCCGGGTTCGCGCGCCGAG
Proteins encoded in this window:
- a CDS encoding regulatory protein RecX, whose product is MKITAIEPQKLHPERVNVHVDGAYRLALAAELVLAELLRVGDEVDDERLAALEAKDRAWKARDAALSLLSYRARSAAELTRRLRRKGFDDEVAEETVGRLGEMGMVDDAAFAESFVRDRVRLRPQGKRRLAGELRAKGVDAETARAAIAEVMEREEATELDLARAAAARWKPRPGEDAAKARRRLHAFLARRGFGGDAVRTVLRERLGGDGG